Proteins from a genomic interval of Dermacentor variabilis isolate Ectoservices chromosome 8, ASM5094787v1, whole genome shotgun sequence:
- the LOC142590735 gene encoding uncharacterized protein LOC142590735, which produces MDMQDDMLFPIAALLKHQLWFGGRTGCLFFPADRQTAWTSRAPPTHASARPPRVAALECGYRWRDRARERPGVGTQHGANIFARYQVARDWSHPWLAVTCTSSALLPRNTIESRRAMAMLWPVRRSDFGGLLYPAHNPRRRTKEPAVTDSYCGSRQQGASARATLARSDYCVVVSGVLAWHRAVESAKLPL; this is translated from the exons ATGGACATGCAGGATGACATGCTATTTCCAATTGCAGCTTTATTAAAACATCAACTATGGTTTGGT gggaggacgggctgtctcTTTTTCCCGGCGGATCGGCaaacagcgtggacgtcccgcgcgccgccgacccatgcttctgcgagaccgcctcgcgtggccgccttggaatgcggctaccgttggcgtgaccgtgcacgcgaacgaccaggcgttgggacccagcatggggcgaacatattcgctcgctaccaggtcgcg cgtgattggagtcacccctggcttgctgtcacctgcacatcgtctgcgctgctgccccggaatACGATCGAGTCACGCCGGGCGATGgcgatgctgtggccagttcggcgcagcgacttcggcggcctcctgtatccagctcacaaccctcggcggcggacaaaagagccggcggtcaccgacagctactgcggctctcgccagcagggcgcgtcggcgcgagcgacgcttgctcgttccgactactgcgtcgtcgtttccggagtcctggcctggcatcgtgccgtcgagtctgcaaagctgccgctgtga
- the RpS2 gene encoding ribosomal protein S2, which translates to MRSMADAAPAGGRGGFRGGFGRGGRGGRGRGRGRGRGRGRGKEGEKEWVPVTKLGRLVKDGKIKSLEDIYPFSYPIKEYEIIDHFLGSSLKDEVLKIMPVQKQTRAGQRTRFKAFVAIGDFNGHVGLGVKCSKEVATAIRGAIILAKLSVIPVRRGYWGNKIGKPHTVPCKVTGKCGSVLVRLIPAPRGTGIVSAPVPKKLLHMAGIEDCYTSARGSTATLGNFAKATYLAIQQTYSYLTPDLWKERELQKSPYQEFTDYLMHAHRPVGTARTVEPPH; encoded by the exons ATGCGCAGCATGGCGGACGCAGCTCCAGCCGGAGGACGAGGTGGTTTCCGTGGCGGCTTTGGTCGAGGCGGCCGTGGTGGTCGGGGCCGCGGGCGCGGTCGTGGTCGCGGCCGGGGCCGCGGCAAGGAAGGCGAGAAAGAGTGGGTGCCCGTCACGAAACTTGGGCGCCTGGTCAAGGATGGGAAGATCAAGTCCCTCGAAGACATCTATCCCTTCTCGTACCCCATCAAAGAGTACGAGATCATCGACCATTTCCTGGGGAGCTCCCTTAAGGACGAAGTGCTCAAGATCATGCCGGTGCAGAAGCAGACGCGTGCCGGGCAGCGCACGCGCTTCAAGGCGTTCGTGGCCATTGGCGACTTCAACGGCCATGTGGGCCTGGGCGTCAAGTGTTCGAAAGAGGTGGCCACCGCCATCCGCGGCGCCATTATCCTTGCCAAGCTGTCTGTCATCCCAGTGCGCCGGGGATACTGGGGAAACAAGATCGGCAAGCCCCACACCGTGCCTTGCAAG GTGACTGGCAAGTGCGGCAGTGTTCTAGTGCGCCTCATCCCAGCCCCCCGTGGAACAGGCATTGTGTCTGCGCCTGTGCCCAAAAAGCTGCTGCACATGGCTGGCATTGAGGACTGCTACACCTCTGCTCGGGGCTCCACCGCCACATTGGGCAACTTTG CCAAGGCGACATACCTGGCCATACAGCAGACATACAGCTACCTGACCCCTGACCTTTGGAAGGAGCGCGAGCTGCAGAAATCGCCCTACCAGGAGTTCACAGACTACCtgatgcatgctcaccgacctgtgGGTACCGCCCGCACCGTCGAGCCGCCCCACTGA